In Candidatus Margulisiibacteriota bacterium, the sequence GCGCAGACCGACGGCCTGGATATTGAAAAGGCGGTGCAAACCGCCAATTTGGGGTTTAAAGTATATTTGCAGCAGATCATGGGGGCAAGCAATGTGCGCTCAACCCTTCCGAATGAATATTTAGATGTGTTTACAAGAAGGATCTGCAATCTTTTTCACAGAATAATGCCTCTGCGAAGCATCTCGTTAAGATCGCTTATGGATAAAAGGTCCCCGTATCATAAGGATTTTCTGCCCGTGTTAAGATCGTTAACGGGATCAGCCGAGACCCGTAAAGAAAGCGAATAAAGGGGGATTAATGATGGGCGATTTTAATTTCTTTGTTTCGACAAATCTCAAATACGGAGCGGGCCAGAGCGAAAAAATAGCGGAACACATAAAGGATCTTGGATGCCAAAAAGTCGCGGTTATTATTGATAAGGGAGTTGTTAACAATACACAGATCAAAAAAGCGCTTGATGCTTTGAAAATGTCAGGGCGCGCGCCAGTTGATATCTATGTAAATGAATCCGTTGAGCCGACATACGATTATCTTGAGGAATTCAGGAAGCAATTCTTGGGCAAAGGATATGACTGCATGCTGGGGATCGGGGGCGGAAGCGCGTTGGACCTTACAAAAGGCATAGCTACACTGGTGACCAATGAGGGGACGGCACTCTCTTTTAGAGGCTTTCCAAAACTTAAGAACAGGCCTTTGCCTGTGATAGCTATCCCCACAACGGCAGGCACCGGCAGCGAGGTTACCTATAACGCCGTATTTACCGACTCAAAAGAAAAGAAAAAACTGGGGATAAATTCAACCCTCAATTTTCCGGTCTTGGCGATAATCGACCCCCTTATATATGTAGGCACTCCGGAAAAGGTGGCCGTGTCATCGGGGTGCGATGCGCTTGTACATACCCTGGAAAGCTATGTCCACAAAAATCATACTCCTGTCTCAAGGATGTTCTCAAAAGAAGCTTTCAGGCTCTTGTTCAATAATTTAAGAGTTATGCTTGAAAAGCCGCAGGACCTTGATGTCTGGGGAGGACTTGCTTTGGGGGCGTATCTTGCGGGGATAGCGCTAATAAACGCCGGCTCCGGCCCTTCGGGGGCTTTTTCATATCCGCTTGGCGCTGTTTATAAAGTTCCGCACGGATATGCCGGAGCGGTCTTTATAGCGTCCATAACGCGGACAAATGTTGAGAAAGGCTATCTTGATTATGCCGATCTCTACGACCTGATAGAGGGCTCTGATAAAAAACTTCCGGTCAAAGAAAAGAACCGGAAATTTTCTGAAGAGATACAAAAATTAATGGATAAATTAAAGGTCCCCAGAAACCTAAGGGATTTTGGGCTAAAAGAAGAGGACATTGAATTTATGGTGTCGCAGCATGATGTGCTCAAGGGAGCTATCGCCCAGAACCCGATAGAGATAACAAAAGAAGACACAAAAAAGATATTCAGCGGATTATTTAGATAGGAAAGGAGAAAAGCATGCCGGGATTTGAACTGATAGGTGAAGAGGAGAGAAAGGCTGTAAACGAGATATTTGATAACGGAGGCGTCTTGTACCGTTACGGGTTGAACGATAAAAGAAAGAACATATTCAGAGTGGATATGTTTGAGCAGCAGATAGCTGAAAAGCTGGGGGCAAAATATTGTTTATGTATCAATACAGGGACTGCCGCGGTCAAGCTTGGTCTTGTGGCTCTTGGCGTAAAAGCCGGGGACGAGGTGATAACCCAGAGTTTTACGTTTATCGCAACGGCAGAAGCGATACTTGAACTGGGAGCAAAACCAGTTATATGCGAAATAGACAGATCCCTGAATATGGACCCGTTGGACCTTGAAAAGAAGATAACAAAAAGGACAAAAGCGATAATACCCGTGCATATGGCAGGGGTCGCGGCAAAAATGGACGAGATACTTAAGATCGCCAAAAAACACGGTATCCCGGTCCTTGAGGACAGCTGTCAGGCGATGGGTGGGATGTATAAAGGAAAATATCTTGGGACTATCGCAGACGCGGGGACATACAGTCTTGATATCGGAAAGGTTATTACAGCGGGGGAAGGCGGACTCCTTGTCACAAACAGCCAGACGGTCTATCAAAAAGCGAAGGAATATTCTGATCACGGTCACGAGAACAATCCCTCTCTGCCCAGAGGCGAGGACACGCGCACAACCTGGGGATTTAATTATAAGATAACTGAATTTGCAGGGGCGGTAGGCATGGCCCAGCTGAAAAAACTTGACTTTATCCTCTCTAAGCAAAGGGAGAACAAGAAAAAGCTCAAGGACGGGATAAAAAGCATACAAAAGATCGAGTTCAGGGAGCTGCCGGATGAAAAAGGCGATGCAGGGGACACGTTAATATTTTTTGTCGAATCAAGGGAAAAAGCATCCGCCTTTGCAAAAACGCTTGTCTCAAAAGGCTTTGGCACAAAAAATCTTCCTGACGCGATCAACTGGCATTATGCCGGGACCTGGACTCAAATATTCCATGACTTCCCGGAATATAAAGGCAAGGACCTTGAAAAGGTCTGGGCGCAGTCAACAGGATATCTTAGACGCGCGATCGCGCTTCCGATAATGGTGAACATGACAGATGACAGGATAGAAGCAATCATAACCGCCGTAAAAAACACTGCCAAAGAGGTGCTGTAGGTGGAAAAATATAAATTCCTTGCAATAATCCCTGCCAGGGGCGGCAGCAAGGGCATTCCGAAAAAGAACATAAAGATGATCGCGGGCAAGCCGCTTATCGCCTGGACCATCGAAGCCGCAAAGTCATCAAAACTGCTTGACGCATTTGTTGTGTCTACCGAGGATCCTGAAATAAAG encodes:
- a CDS encoding DegT/DnrJ/EryC1/StrS family aminotransferase, whose translation is MPGFELIGEEERKAVNEIFDNGGVLYRYGLNDKRKNIFRVDMFEQQIAEKLGAKYCLCINTGTAAVKLGLVALGVKAGDEVITQSFTFIATAEAILELGAKPVICEIDRSLNMDPLDLEKKITKRTKAIIPVHMAGVAAKMDEILKIAKKHGIPVLEDSCQAMGGMYKGKYLGTIADAGTYSLDIGKVITAGEGGLLVTNSQTVYQKAKEYSDHGHENNPSLPRGEDTRTTWGFNYKITEFAGAVGMAQLKKLDFILSKQRENKKKLKDGIKSIQKIEFRELPDEKGDAGDTLIFFVESREKASAFAKTLVSKGFGTKNLPDAINWHYAGTWTQIFHDFPEYKGKDLEKVWAQSTGYLRRAIALPIMVNMTDDRIEAIITAVKNTAKEVL
- a CDS encoding iron-containing alcohol dehydrogenase, which encodes MMGDFNFFVSTNLKYGAGQSEKIAEHIKDLGCQKVAVIIDKGVVNNTQIKKALDALKMSGRAPVDIYVNESVEPTYDYLEEFRKQFLGKGYDCMLGIGGGSALDLTKGIATLVTNEGTALSFRGFPKLKNRPLPVIAIPTTAGTGSEVTYNAVFTDSKEKKKLGINSTLNFPVLAIIDPLIYVGTPEKVAVSSGCDALVHTLESYVHKNHTPVSRMFSKEAFRLLFNNLRVMLEKPQDLDVWGGLALGAYLAGIALINAGSGPSGAFSYPLGAVYKVPHGYAGAVFIASITRTNVEKGYLDYADLYDLIEGSDKKLPVKEKNRKFSEEIQKLMDKLKVPRNLRDFGLKEEDIEFMVSQHDVLKGAIAQNPIEITKEDTKKIFSGLFR